The genomic region AGCCGGCCGCGCCGGCGGCCGAACTGCTTGCCGACGCGGGCCTGGAGGTGGCGACCGGGCCGCGGATCGCCCGACTGCACGGCCGCGAGCTGGCCCTGACGTTGCGCGAGTTCGACCTGCTGGCGCACCTGATGCGGCACCCGACGCGAGCCTTCAAACGCACCGAGCTGCTGGAGCGGGTGTGGGGGTGGAACTTCGGCGACCAGTCCACGGTGACCGTGCACGTGCGGCGGCTGCGGGAGAAGATCGAGGACGACCCGGCCGAACCGCGACGGATCGTCACGGTCTGGGGCGTCGGCTACCGGTACGAGCCGGCCGATGCGTGACCTGGCGCTGATCTTCGCGGCGGCGCTCGCGGCCGCGCTCGGCGTGGGCCTGCTTGGCGCGGTGACCCTGCGGCTGCTGCGCCACCGGTCGATCACCGTGCACGTGTGCGTCCTGCTCACCGTCACCGTGGCCGCCGTGGTGGCCGGGGTGGTGGTGGTCGCCCGGGCGATGTTCCTGTCTCCGCACGACCTCCAGGTAGTCCTGCTCACCGTCGCCGCGGCGGCGGTCGTGAGCCTCGGCGTCGGCTGGTACTTCGGGCGTCGACTGGCCGCGGCCGCGGTCTGGGCGGCCCAGGCCCGGGAGCGGGAACGGCGGCTCGAGAAGGGTCGCCGGGACCTGGTGGCGTGGGTGTCGCACGACCTGCGGACGCCGCTGGCCGGCCTGCGGGCGATGGCCGAGGCGCTTGAGGACCGGGTGGTCGACGACCCGGCGACGGTCGCCGAGTACCACAGGCGGATCCGCCTGCAGACCGACCGGATGACCCGGCTCGTCGACGACCTGTTCGAGCTGTCCCGGATCAACGCCGGGGCGCTGCGCCTGACACTGTCTGCGGTGCCGCTCGGCGAGGTGGTCTCCGACGCGTTGGCCGGCACCGCGCCGCTGGCCAGGGCCCGCCGCATCCGCCTGGTGGCCGCCGAGTCGGGCTGGCCCACGGTGCTGGCCAGCGAGCCCGAGCTGGCCCGGGTGGTGGGCAATCTGCTGCTCAACGCGGTGCACTACACGCCGAGCGACGGCACGGTGCGGGTGGACGCCGGATGGGAGAGCGACGCTGCCTGGCTGGCGATCGCCGACACCTGCGGCGGTATTCCCGAAGACGACTTGCCCCGACTGTTCGACGTGGCGTTCCGTGGTGAGCCGGCCCGTACGCCGCGCTCCGGCGGCGAGGGCTCCGGCGGGCTGGGGCTGGCGATCGTGCGCGGGCTGATCGAGGCGCACGGCGGCCGGGTGGACGTGCAGAACGTCGTCGGGGGCTGCCGGTTCGTGGTCCGCCTCCCGACAGCCTGACACCCGGGGGCGCCCGAGGCGTCAGCGGCTCGCTGTCAGCTCGCCGAACCAGCGTCGCCCTCGTCGGAACACGTCCCGCACCGCCAGCCCGGCGGCGTCGGCGACCGGGTGCACGGCGCGCGCGTCCAGCCGGGCCCAGCGGAACGCCGGACCGAGCAGCAGACGGCCGGGCCGCTGCTCGGCGGCCACCCGGGCCTGGCCCTGCCACAGCCCCGCGCCGGGCGGCTCCAGCTCCACCAGCACCGTGCCGCCGGGGGCGAGCAGGTCCCGGCAGCGGCGCAGCAGCGCGACCGGCTCGCCACCGATGCCGATGTTGCCGTCGATGAGCACGGCGTGCGCCCACCGACCCTCGCCGGGCAGCGGTTCGAACAGGTCACGGTGTACCGCCACCGCGCCCCGAGCCCGCGTCAGCCGCACCGCCGTCGCGGAGACGTCCACGCCGACCGCCGTCCGTCCGGCCCGGGCCAGCGCCACGGTGAGCCGGCCCGGCCCGCATCCCAGGTCGAGTGTCGGCCCGGCGCACCGCTCGACCAGCCCGGCGACCGCCGGCTCGGCCGGTCCGTGCCAACGGTCCACAGGCAGCCGGCTGCGGACACCGTCGCCGTGCACCAGCCACCGGCCCCGGGCCGCACGGTCGGCGAGCGCGGCGGCGAACGGGTCCGTTCCCGCCGACGCCGTGAGCGGCCCGGACGACGCCCTCACCGCCACAGCCTCAACCTGCGCGGCCTTGAGCGGTGCGGTGTCGAGCGGTGCGGTGTCGACGGGGTTCACCGCAGGCCTCCCGGTAACAGGGCGAGGCGGACCGCCGCGACCTGCCGGGCGAACCGGCCCTCAGGCACCTCGACGGCCACCGCGAGGGCGTCGGACCACTCGTCGACGTCGCGCAGCACCGGCAGCGGCGCGGTACGCAGGCCGCACCCGGTCAGGGCCGCCCACGTGTCACGGCCGGTGTCGGGCGTCGACATCGGCACGTCGCGCAGCACCCGGGCGTGCCGGGGGTCGCGCAGCCCGAGCGACCACCAGCCGCCGTCACGCGCCCGGCCGAGCACCGCGTCGGCGGCGCGCAGCCGCAGCACCGCCGCGGCCAGCCCGGTAGGCGTGACCTGCGGGGTGTCCATCCCGATCTGCAGCACCGGCTGCCCCGGGTACGCCGCCGCGACCTCGGCGTACGCGTTGGCGAGCCGATCGCCCAGGCCGACGCCACGCTGGTCGAGCACCGACCAGCCGGCAAGCGCGGCGGTCAGCGCGGCGGAGTCCTCCGCCTCGGTCAGCCGACCCGACCAGGCCAGCACCGGTGTGACGCCGGGCGTGGCGCGGACGGCGTCGAGGGTGTCGCGCAGCGCGGCGGCGGCGATGCGGGCAGCCTGCGCCGGCGTGGCCGGTGGGCAGAGCCGCGTCTTCACCGCCCCCGCGACCGGCGCCTTGGCGACCACCAGCAGAACGGTCACCGGGGGCCGTCCATGGTACGCAGCACGCCGGCGAAGTCCCGGGTCGCGCGCAGGGTGCCGCGCACCGAACCGGACACCTTGGACCGGGTGCCGGCGGCCCGGGGCGCGTAGGTGACGTCCAACTCGTGGATCCGCCAACCGGCGGCGGCGGCCCGGATCAGCAGTTCGAGGGGGTAGCCGAAGGCCCGGTCGGTGACTCCGAGGTCGAGCAGCGCCTCGCGGCGGGCCACCCGGATCGGGCTGAGGTCCCGCAGCGGTACGCCCCGACGGCGCAGCAGGGCGGCGACAAGCGCCGTACCGACGCGGGCGTGCCAGGGCCACACCCCGGCCCCGACCGGTCGTCGACGGCCCACGCTGAGGTCGGCAGTGCCCGCCAGCACCGGCGCGACCAGGGCCGGCAGCTCGGTGGGGTCGAACGACCCGTCGGCGTCGAGGACGCACACCACGTCTCCGTTGGCGGCCTCCAGGCCGGCGTGCACGGCCGCGCCGTAGCCGCGCCGGGGCTCGTGCACCACCCGGGCACCGTGCCGGGCGGCCACCTCGGGTGAGCCGTCCCGGGAGCCGTTGTCCACCACGATGGCCCGGTAGCCGGGCGGCAGCGCGGTGAGCACGCCCGGCAGGGCGGCCGCTTCGTCCAGGCAGGGCAGCACCACGTCGATCTCAGTCGGCATACCGCCGACGCTAGGACGGCGCCTCGGCGACGGAGGCCGAAATGTGCTTACCGAACCCTTACCACCTGGGCATTTCTTACCGTCCGGTGACGGGCCGCCGATTCGGGAGCGCGAGGTCGAGCTGTCGCCGTACCGTCCGGTGGTCATGGCCTCGACCACCACTCTCGCCGCCGCCCCCGGACGGACCCCGCCCCGCCGCCACGCCAGGGACCTCCTGGTGGTGGGCGTGGAGGTGGCGCTGCTCGCCATCGCCGTCCTGGTGGGGGCACTGCTCAACGCGCGCGGCGCCGGGCTGCACGCCGACGCGGCGCCGCTGTACGCGACGTGGCGGCCGCACGTCGGCTGGGGTAGCCCGGCCGCGCTTGCGGTCGCGGTCGCGGTGGTGGGCTGGGGAGCGCGGTGGGCCCGTACCGCCCGGTGGGGCGTCCTGCTGACCGTCGCGTGGCTGACGGCCGTGGCCTGGACGTTGTCGCTCGCCCTGGTGGACGGCTGGACGGCGGGGCTGACCCGGCGGCTCACCCCGCAGGCCGAGTACCTGCACGAGGTTCCCCGGGTGACGGACATCCCCGCGATGCTTGCCGGATTCGCCGCCCGGATCGTCGACTTCCAGCCCGACTCGTGGTCCACCCACACCGCCGGCCACCCGCCGGGCGCGCTGCTCATCTTCGTCTGGCTGGACCGCATCGGCCTCGGTGGAGGCGCCGCCGCCGGGTTGGCCTGCGTGCTGGTCGGGGCCACGGTCGCGGTGTCGGTGCCGGTGACCCTGCGGGCCCTCGGCGCTCCCGAGGCGGCCCGCGCGGTGCTCCCGTTCCTGGTGCTGCTGCCGGGAGCGGTCTGGGTGGGCGCCTCGGCCGACGGCATCTTCGCCGCCGTGGTCGCGGCTGGCCTGGCGCTGCTGGCGGTCCGTGGCCGCGTCGCCGCTCTGGCCGGCGGAGCCGTGCTCGGGTTCGCGCTGTACCTGTCGTACGGGTTCCTCCTGGTAGGTGTGCTCGCGCTGGCCGTGCTGGCGCTGCGCCGTACGCACCGCCGGGGCGCGCTGCTCGCCGCCGCCGTCGGGGTCGCGGCCGTGGCGGTGGCCTTCAGCGCGGCGGGCTTCCACTGGTGGGTCGGCTACCACCTGGTGGTCGAGCGGTACTACCAGGGCTGGGCCGCCGACCGCCCGTTCGCCTACTGGGTGTGGGCCAACCTGGCCGCGCTGCTGCTCAGCGCCGGGCCCGTGCTCGGGCCGGCGCTGCGCCGCGTGCTGTCGGCCGCCCGGTCGCCGTGGCCGGGGCTGCGCGCGGCGCTGCCGACCCGCGCCCCCACCCCGCCCGGCGGGCCGGGCTTCGGGCCGGGCTTCGGGCCGGGCTTCGGGCCGGGCTTCGGGCCGGGCTTCGGGCCGGGCGCACCCGTGCCGGGCGGACCGCGCTTCGGGCCGGGCGCGGCCGCGCGCGGGTGGCGGGCAGTCGGCCGGCTGGCCACGCCTGCGGCAGCAGCGGTACGCGCAGCCGGGCCCACCGTGCTGCTACCGCTTGCCGCCCTCGTCGCTGTCCTCGGCGCGGACCTGTCCGGGCTGAGCAAGGCGGAGGTGGAGCGGATCTGGCTGCCGTTCGTCGTCTGGCTGCTGGTGGCCACCGCCCGCCTACCGGAGGGTTCGCGACGCTGGTGGCTGGCCGGACAGGCGCTCACCGCGCTGGCCGTCAACCACCTCGTCTGGACGGTCTCCTAGTCACCCGGTCGCCTCGTCGCTTCGTCGCCTCGTCGCCTCGTCGCCTCGTCGCCCGCGACCCAACCACACTGCACATACCGCCTCGGCGCGGCCTCGACCATCGCGTGATCACCGCATGACCACCGCGACCGGGCACCGCGGGCGCGTCGACGGGTCAGCCCGCGACGGCTGCTGGTTCGCGTAGCGGGTCGGTGGCGAAGCCGGCCACGCCCTCGGCGAAGCCGACCCGGGCCGTGTAGCCGAGCAGCTCCACAGCGCGGCGGGGGTCGGCGACCACGTGCCGCACGTCGGCGGCGCGGGCCCCACCCACCACCTGCGGGGCCGGCCCGCCCATCGCCTCGGCCAGGGTGACCGCCAACTCTCCGACCGTGTGCGGCTCGCCCGAGCAGACGTTCACCGGCACCAGCGTGGCCGGCGGCGCGCTGCTGGTGAGGGCCAGCAGGTTGGCCCGCGCCACGTCGGTGACGTGCACGAAGTCCCGCCGCTGCCGGCCGTCCTCCAACACGCGGGGCGCCACGCCGGCCGCCAGCGCCGACCGGAAGATCGACGCCACTCCGGCGTACGGGGTGTCGCGGGGCATCCGGGGGCCGTAGACGTTGTGGTACCGCAGCGCCCACACCGCGCCGCCGGTCTGCCGAGCCCACGCGGCGGCCAGGTGTTCCTGGGCGAGCTTGCTCGCGGCGTACGTGCTGCGGGGTTCCAGCGGCGCGTCCTCCGGCACGAGCACCGGGTCGAGTCCGCGGCCGCAGTGGGGGCAGGTCGGGTCGTACCGGCCGGCCGTCACGTCCTCGGACCGGCGGGGCGCGGGACGCACAGTGGCGTGCTCGGGGCAGGCGTAGCGCCCCTCGCCGTAGACCACCATCGAGCTGGCCAGCACCAACCGCCCGATTCCCGCCCGGTGCAGCGCCGCTAGCAGCACCGCCGTGCCGTAGTCGTTGTGCGTGACGTAGTCGGGGGCGTCCGACGGGTCGAGGCCGTGGCCGACCATCGCCGCCTGGTGACAGACCACGTCCACACCTGTCAGCAGCCGGTTCAGCAGGGGGCCGTCGCGGACGTCGCCACGGACCACGTGGTGTCGGCGGGACCAGGCGGGCAGTTCGCCTCCGTGTGCCTGGGGCAGCAGCGCGTCCAGCGCCACCACCTCGTGGCCCTGCTCGACGAGCAGGTCGACGACCTGCGACCCGATGAACCCGGCCGCGCCGGTGACCAGTACGCGCATGCCGGTCACGGTAGGGCGGACCGGGCGCCCGGCGGGCCGGTTCGGCGGACCCGTAAGGAGTTCGCAACAGCTCGACGCGTGCCGGCGGCCCGGTAAGCGTTCGGTAATGCGGTAAACCCGGTCCCGCCGTACCCCTGCGGTCTAACCTGCCGGCAGTGCCCGCCGCCGGTCCACGCGCCCGGTCGGGCCAACCGGTGTGGACGTACGGCGCGGGACGGCGAGGAAGGAGCAGCGGGTGCCGGTAAGCAGACCCGGCCCGAACGGCAGCGGGACGAGGGCGCCGGAGGCGGACGGCTACGGGGCGCCGCGCCGGCTCTGGCGCGGGCTGGCGCAGCATCGTCCACCGGGTGTGGACGCCGTCGAACGGAGTTGGCGCAGCCCGTTGCGCGGCCCCTGGCTCACCGCCGTGTACGGGTCCGTGCTGCTGGTGGCCCTGCCCCTGGTGATCATTACCGGGCTGCTCGACTACGCCGCCTACGGCCCGCAGTTCGACCAGGCGTTTCCGACGAACGTGGGCTGGCTGCGGCTGCCCGCCTTCGACTGGCCGACTCGGCCGTCGTGGCTGTTCCGGGTCACCCAGGGGCTGCACGTGACGCTCGGCATCGTGCTCGTCCCGGTGGTGCTGGGCAAGCTGTGGTCGGTGCTGCCGAAGCTGTTCGACTGGCCGCCGGCCCGCTCCCTCGCCCAGGTGCTGGAACGGCTCACCCTGCTGCTGCTGGTCGGCGGGATCCTGTTCCAGATCGCCACCGGCCTGCTCAACATCCAGTACTCGTACGTGTTCGGTTTCGACTTCTACACCGCCCACTACTTCGGGGCCTGGATCTTCACGGGCGCCTTCGTGGCGCACGTGATCATCAAGTTTCCCCGGTTGGTGACCGCGCTACGGTCCCGCCCCCTGGGCGCGGAGCTGCGGACCCCGCGCGACGCGACGCGACCCGAGCCGCCGGACCCGGACGGCCTGGTCGCCGTCGAGCCCGGTCCGGCCACGGTCAGCAGGCGCGGCGCGGTCGGCCTGGTCGGCGGCGGGGCGCTGCTGCTGGCCGTCCTCACCGTCGGGCAGAGCCTGGAGGGCCCGCTGCGGCGCACCGCGCTGCTGCTGCCCCGGGGGCGACAGCCCGGCACCGGGCCGAACGGCTTTCCGGTCAACCGCACAGTCGCGGCCGCCGGTATCCGCCCCGAACAGACCGACGCGAGCTGGCGGCTGACCCTGCGCGGCGGCGGCCGGACCGTGACCCTGGACCGACAGGCCCTGCTGGCCATGGCGCAGCACACCGCCGCGCTGCCCATCTCCTGCGTGGAGGGTTGGTCGACCCGGCAGACCTGGACCGGAGTCCGTCTTCGGGACCTGGCCGGGCTCGCCGGAGTCGCGGACCCGGCCTCGGCGCGGGTGTCGTCGCTGGAGCAGGGCGGCCTGTTCCGCACCGCGGTGCTCGCCGCCAACCAGGTCCTCGATCCGGATTCGCTGCTCGCCCTGCGGGTCAACGGCGTCGACCTCGCCCCCGACCACGGCTACCCGGCTCGGGTCATCGTGCCGGCCCTGCCCGGGGTGCACTGCACGAAGTGGGTCGCCGAGATCGACTTCCGGGTGCGGGCCGATGGTTGAGCGGGACGAGCCGGTGGCGGGACGGGACGAGCCGACGACGGGACCGGACGAGCCGACGACGGGACGGGACAGGCCGACGGCGGGACGGGCCGGGCGGCTGCGGGCCGACTACGGCGCGGCGCCGTGGCATCTGCTCCTGGTGACGGCGGTCATCGTGCTCGCCGGCTGGGTGGCGCTGCGGCTGGCGCAGGAGGCGACGTTCGGCCGGATGCTGCTCTGGTTCGTCGGCGCGGTCGTCGCCCACGACCTGGTGCTGTTCCCGGTGTACGCCAGCGCCGACCGGGCGCTGCGCGCGGTGGTCCGCGCTCGTGTCACGCTGCTCAACCACCTGCGTGTGCCGGCGCTCGGCACGGCGCTGCTGTTCCTGGTCTACTCCCCCGGCATCCTGCGCTGGGGCGAGACGACCCACGAGGCGGCCACCGGCCTGACCCAGCGGCCGTACCTGGTGCGCTGGCTTCTGCTCAGCGCGGGGCTCTTCCTGCTCAGCGGGCTCGCGTACCTGCTGCGTCGTCGTCAGCCGTCGCGGCAGCGGTCGGAGAGCGCGTAGCGGAGCAGCACCACGTCGCCGATCTGGCGGGTCTCGGCCAGCCGGGCGGGGCGTCCCGGGCGCCAGGGGAAGCTCCCCTCGCCGACGAAGCGCGGCGCCCGGCGGTCGCCGACGAAGAACGGGGCGACCACCAGGTGCAGCTCGTCGGCGAGGCCGGCGGTGAGGAACTGGGCGTGCACCGTCCCGCCTCCCTCCACCATCAGCCGACGCACACCCCGCGCCGACAGGTCGGCGAGGACCCGATCGAGGTCGACGGGTTCCCCCCCGTCCACCACGGTGGCCACCCGACCGACCCGCTCCCGGGCCTTGTCCAGCGCCCCGCTCGCGCAGTAGACAAGCCTTGCCGAGTCACCCGCGGTGAAGAATCGGGCGGTCGGGTCGAGGTCCCCCCGGGCCGTCAGGGTCACCTTGGTGGGCGACGCGGGCCGGCCGTGTGCCGTCCGCTCGGCCCGGCGCGACGCGGACCGCACCAGCAGTCGCGGATCGTCGCGGCGGACCGTGGCGGCGCCGACCAGGATCGCGTCGCAGCTGGCCCGGACCGCGTCGACACGGTCGAGGTCGTCCTCGTTGGACAGCATCAGCCGCTGCTCGGAGGCGTCGTCGATGTACCCGTCGATACTTGTGGCGCAGCTCAGCAGCACGTACGGCCGCGCCGACGCCGGCCGGCAGCTCACCGGGAGACGGGCCGGTCGGGGGTACGACCCGACTCCGACTCCGGCTCCGCCGCCTCGGTCTGCGCCGCCTTGGCGGCCTTCGCGGCGAGGTACTCGGCGTTGGCCGGGGAGAGGAAGATGCTTGTGGGTACGCGTTCGACGACGTCCACGCCCAGCCGGGTCAACTGCTCGGCCTTGTCCGGGTTGCTGCTGAGCAGGCGGACGCGCGGCACGCCGAGGGTGGTCAGCATCTGCGCGGCGGCGCCGTAGTCGCGTTCGTCCTCGCCCCGACCCAGCGCCACGTTTGCCTGGTAGGTGTCCAGCCCGGCGTCCTGCAGGGCGTACGCGTCGAGCTTGGCGTACAGGCCGATGCCCCGGCCCTCCTGGCGAAGGTAGAGCAGGAAACCGCCGGTCTCGGTGATCCGCTGCACCGCCTCGCGCAGTTGCGGCCCGCAGTCGCAGCGCTGGCTGCCGAACACGTCGCCGGTGAGGCACTCGCTGTGCGGGCGGACCAGCGGCGGCTCGCCGCCGGCGGCGAGCCGGTCCAGCGCGCCGGCCCAGTCACCCAGGCCGAGAGCGAGGTGTTCCCGGCCGTCCACCAGGCCCTTGAACGTGAACACCCGGACGGTGGTGGTGTAGCCGTCGGGAAACGCCAGCGGAACCGTGACCTGCGTACGGACCGTGGCGACCGGCAGTGCTTCGGGCATGGAACTCCTTTGTCCGGCGCCGCCCTCGGGCGACGGCGCGTACCGTCCTGACCACTGACTCAACAGCCGCCGCCGGATGCGGCTTCCCGAGTGGTGGTGGGATTGCGGGCCCGTCGGGCGAGCAGCACGGCCGCGCCGGGCAGGCTGGCCACCAGCACGAGGGCGCCGTAGACGGTGGCGGTGGCGACACCCTCGGCCGCGCTGAGCCCGGCCGCGCCGAACACCCAGGCGGCCACGCCCTCGCGGGGTCCGAAGCCGGCCACGTTCAGGGGCAGGCCCATGGCGAGCAGAGCGAGCAGCGTCAGGGGCAGCAGCCGCGTCAGCGGGGCGTCGGAGCCGGCGGTCCGTGCCGCCACCAGAAAGGTGGCCAGGTGACCCGCGACCATCACGGCGGAGGCGACAAGCACGCCGAGCCAGGTCCGCCGGGCCAACAGCCCGGCCCGGACGTCCGCCACGGCGGTCCGTACGCCGCGGGCCCACCGGGAGCGGCCGCCGCCGGGCCGGAGCCGCGCCAGCAGCACGACGACCAGGCCAGCCGCGAGCAGCAGGGCGGCGGCGGCCGGCAGGTACTGCCGCACCGGGGACGGGAACGCCGCGAGCACCACGAGCGCGACACCCACCAGGACCACCTGACCGGCCGTACGCTCCCAGACCACCGCGCGGATGCCCCGGCTGACATCGCCGGCGTCGCGGCCGTGGCGCACCGCCCGGTGCACGTCCCCGAGCACACCGCCGGGCAACGTGGCGTTGAGGAACACCGCCCGGTAGCAGTGCGCCACCGCGGTCGCCAACGGCAGCCGGACGCCGAGGCCACCGGCGACGAGGCTCCACCGCCAGGCCGCGCAGACAGTGGTGAGCACACCGATGAGCAGGGCCGCGGCCAGCGCCGGCGCGTTGATCAGCCGTACGCCGTCGAGGAACGGGCCGCCGCCCACCTGCCACAGCAGGACGGCGAGCAGGCCCACCCCGCCGACCACTCGTGCCCAGGCCCACAGCATCGACGCCGGTCCTCCCTGAAGATCGTCCACTCTCCCTAGAGCACGTACCCAGGGCGTGGACGGTTCATCCGCCGGCCAGGAGGTCCCGGTGTTCGACACGCACGCCCAGCCGGCCGGCGGCCGCGTCGGCCAGCCGGCGCTTGGCGTACACCCGGGCCGGGCCGACCAGGTCGGGGCGTTGCTCGCAGGCGGCGCCCAGCCACCCGCGGAACCACTCGGCGGCCAGGTCGGCCTGCTCCGGGCCGAGCCGCCACGGGCTGGGCCGCTCCCGCACGCGCACGCCCCGCCTGGCGAACGCGGCGGCGGTGGCGGCGGGGGCGTCCGGACCGAGCAGCCGGCGGCCGTCGACGGTACGCCGCTGGTGCGCGTTGAACGCCTCCTGGACCTCGCCGTCGAGCGGGTCGGCCGGGGTGAGCCGGACCCGGCCGGTCACCGAGACCGCGAACAGGGCGGGACGGTCGGCGTCGACGCAGGCGGCCACCACCCGTTCGACCTCCTCGGCGGTCAACATGTCCAGCAGCGCGGACGCGGTGACAAGCGCGCCGTCGGACAGGTCGGCGGCGCCCAGCCGGGTCAGGTCGCCGCAGCGGGTGTCGACGGTGACCGGCGCTCCGTCGGCGGCGGTCACGCCGGCCATGCTGTCGGCGGCGCGGGCCAGCAGGTCGGCGTCCCGGTCGTGCAGCACCCAGTGCTGCGGACCACTGAGCCGGGCCGCCAGCCAGCGACTCATCGATCCGGTGCCGCTGCCCAAATCGTGGATCAGAATCGGGTCGCCGGTCAGCCGGGGTCGGACGGCGTCCACCAGGTCCTCGGCGCGGGCCGCCGCGTCGACCGGCTCGCGCAGACGTAGCCAGTCGGCGAACGGCATGGTCTCCTCGGCGGTCACTCCGCCACCTCCTTCAGCACGGCGGCCAGGCGCGCGGTCGTCGCCGGCCAGTCGGTCAGGGTGTCGCGGCGGGCGAGGGCGGCACGCCGGAGCCGGACCCGTAGCTCCTCGTCACCCCACCACCAGCTCAGGGCGCCGGCCAGGGCTGCCGGGTCGTCCGGCGGGACCAGCAGGCCGGGCAGGTCACCGTCGGGGGCACGCCCGAGCGCCTCCGGCAGGCCGCCCACCTGGGTGCCGA from Micromonospora lupini harbors:
- a CDS encoding sensor histidine kinase, with amino-acid sequence MRDLALIFAAALAAALGVGLLGAVTLRLLRHRSITVHVCVLLTVTVAAVVAGVVVVARAMFLSPHDLQVVLLTVAAAAVVSLGVGWYFGRRLAAAAVWAAQARERERRLEKGRRDLVAWVSHDLRTPLAGLRAMAEALEDRVVDDPATVAEYHRRIRLQTDRMTRLVDDLFELSRINAGALRLTLSAVPLGEVVSDALAGTAPLARARRIRLVAAESGWPTVLASEPELARVVGNLLLNAVHYTPSDGTVRVDAGWESDAAWLAIADTCGGIPEDDLPRLFDVAFRGEPARTPRSGGEGSGGLGLAIVRGLIEAHGGRVDVQNVVGGCRFVVRLPTA
- a CDS encoding class I SAM-dependent methyltransferase, whose translation is MAVRASSGPLTASAGTDPFAAALADRAARGRWLVHGDGVRSRLPVDRWHGPAEPAVAGLVERCAGPTLDLGCGPGRLTVALARAGRTAVGVDVSATAVRLTRARGAVAVHRDLFEPLPGEGRWAHAVLIDGNIGIGGEPVALLRRCRDLLAPGGTVLVELEPPGAGLWQGQARVAAEQRPGRLLLGPAFRWARLDARAVHPVADAAGLAVRDVFRRGRRWFGELTASR
- a CDS encoding TIGR04282 family arsenosugar biosynthesis glycosyltransferase — translated: MTVLLVVAKAPVAGAVKTRLCPPATPAQAARIAAAALRDTLDAVRATPGVTPVLAWSGRLTEAEDSAALTAALAGWSVLDQRGVGLGDRLANAYAEVAAAYPGQPVLQIGMDTPQVTPTGLAAAVLRLRAADAVLGRARDGGWWSLGLRDPRHARVLRDVPMSTPDTGRDTWAALTGCGLRTAPLPVLRDVDEWSDALAVAVEVPEGRFARQVAAVRLALLPGGLR
- a CDS encoding glycosyltransferase family 2 protein, with amino-acid sequence MPTEIDVVLPCLDEAAALPGVLTALPPGYRAIVVDNGSRDGSPEVAARHGARVVHEPRRGYGAAVHAGLEAANGDVVCVLDADGSFDPTELPALVAPVLAGTADLSVGRRRPVGAGVWPWHARVGTALVAALLRRRGVPLRDLSPIRVARREALLDLGVTDRAFGYPLELLIRAAAAGWRIHELDVTYAPRAAGTRSKVSGSVRGTLRATRDFAGVLRTMDGPR
- a CDS encoding NAD-dependent epimerase/dehydratase family protein codes for the protein MRVLVTGAAGFIGSQVVDLLVEQGHEVVALDALLPQAHGGELPAWSRRHHVVRGDVRDGPLLNRLLTGVDVVCHQAAMVGHGLDPSDAPDYVTHNDYGTAVLLAALHRAGIGRLVLASSMVVYGEGRYACPEHATVRPAPRRSEDVTAGRYDPTCPHCGRGLDPVLVPEDAPLEPRSTYAASKLAQEHLAAAWARQTGGAVWALRYHNVYGPRMPRDTPYAGVASIFRSALAAGVAPRVLEDGRQRRDFVHVTDVARANLLALTSSAPPATLVPVNVCSGEPHTVGELAVTLAEAMGGPAPQVVGGARAADVRHVVADPRRAVELLGYTARVGFAEGVAGFATDPLREPAAVAG
- a CDS encoding molybdopterin-dependent oxidoreductase; translation: MPVSRPGPNGSGTRAPEADGYGAPRRLWRGLAQHRPPGVDAVERSWRSPLRGPWLTAVYGSVLLVALPLVIITGLLDYAAYGPQFDQAFPTNVGWLRLPAFDWPTRPSWLFRVTQGLHVTLGIVLVPVVLGKLWSVLPKLFDWPPARSLAQVLERLTLLLLVGGILFQIATGLLNIQYSYVFGFDFYTAHYFGAWIFTGAFVAHVIIKFPRLVTALRSRPLGAELRTPRDATRPEPPDPDGLVAVEPGPATVSRRGAVGLVGGGALLLAVLTVGQSLEGPLRRTALLLPRGRQPGTGPNGFPVNRTVAAAGIRPEQTDASWRLTLRGGGRTVTLDRQALLAMAQHTAALPISCVEGWSTRQTWTGVRLRDLAGLAGVADPASARVSSLEQGGLFRTAVLAANQVLDPDSLLALRVNGVDLAPDHGYPARVIVPALPGVHCTKWVAEIDFRVRADG
- a CDS encoding RibD family protein; amino-acid sequence: MSCRPASARPYVLLSCATSIDGYIDDASEQRLMLSNEDDLDRVDAVRASCDAILVGAATVRRDDPRLLVRSASRRAERTAHGRPASPTKVTLTARGDLDPTARFFTAGDSARLVYCASGALDKARERVGRVATVVDGGEPVDLDRVLADLSARGVRRLMVEGGGTVHAQFLTAGLADELHLVVAPFFVGDRRAPRFVGEGSFPWRPGRPARLAETRQIGDVVLLRYALSDRCRDG
- a CDS encoding GTP cyclohydrolase II, yielding MPEALPVATVRTQVTVPLAFPDGYTTTVRVFTFKGLVDGREHLALGLGDWAGALDRLAAGGEPPLVRPHSECLTGDVFGSQRCDCGPQLREAVQRITETGGFLLYLRQEGRGIGLYAKLDAYALQDAGLDTYQANVALGRGEDERDYGAAAQMLTTLGVPRVRLLSSNPDKAEQLTRLGVDVVERVPTSIFLSPANAEYLAAKAAKAAQTEAAEPESESGRTPDRPVSR
- a CDS encoding lysylphosphatidylglycerol synthase transmembrane domain-containing protein, giving the protein MLWAWARVVGGVGLLAVLLWQVGGGPFLDGVRLINAPALAAALLIGVLTTVCAAWRWSLVAGGLGVRLPLATAVAHCYRAVFLNATLPGGVLGDVHRAVRHGRDAGDVSRGIRAVVWERTAGQVVLVGVALVVLAAFPSPVRQYLPAAAALLLAAGLVVVLLARLRPGGGRSRWARGVRTAVADVRAGLLARRTWLGVLVASAVMVAGHLATFLVAARTAGSDAPLTRLLPLTLLALLAMGLPLNVAGFGPREGVAAWVFGAAGLSAAEGVATATVYGALVLVASLPGAAVLLARRARNPTTTREAASGGGC
- a CDS encoding class I SAM-dependent methyltransferase, with the translated sequence MPFADWLRLREPVDAAARAEDLVDAVRPRLTGDPILIHDLGSGTGSMSRWLAARLSGPQHWVLHDRDADLLARAADSMAGVTAADGAPVTVDTRCGDLTRLGAADLSDGALVTASALLDMLTAEEVERVVAACVDADRPALFAVSVTGRVRLTPADPLDGEVQEAFNAHQRRTVDGRRLLGPDAPAATAAAFARRGVRVRERPSPWRLGPEQADLAAEWFRGWLGAACEQRPDLVGPARVYAKRRLADAAAGRLGVRVEHRDLLAGG